A genomic segment from Salvelinus alpinus chromosome 8, SLU_Salpinus.1, whole genome shotgun sequence encodes:
- the LOC139583280 gene encoding phthioceranic/hydroxyphthioceranic acid synthase-like, translated as MMGDAEEDIAVVGIGCNFPGGEGLDNFWKVLLEGNNCALQIPDERFVSSHWYDPNDNKVGKSRTDKAALMDGFNEFDHKFFGITETEVEQMDPQQKLLLQCTYRALENAGMPMEKASGTKTGVFIGLMNRDYEQSAAFMNPNLINHCTGTGLSMSIAANRISYIFNFTGPSLSIDCACSSSLVALHLACQAIRQGDCEMALCGGVNCIIQPLVFVALSKAKMISPEGTSKPFSSRADGYGRGEGCGIILLKPLKKALKENDHVWGIISNTAVNQDGHTVTPITKPSMVQQEELLRGIYSESDLLSVQYIEAHGTGTPVGDPIEAASISKVIAKARPPGSETLLIGSVKGNIGHTESAAGVAGLIKVLLMMKHEIIVPSLFYSEDSASIDAKALNVKVPTKAEKWRDSIARVAGINNFGFGGTNAHAIVKQHKQSNVPQKSGRKSHNLFVLSASSEKSMSMMLEDTIQQIDRDNKGDLEALAYTSACRRSHLKHRYRKAFRTLSLADLKDQLKSAMNKVTTPSYSDPRLVFVFCGNGVTYQGMCQQLLKHEPVFREKISQIEKLFQKFNNMSIIERLESESESKDLSKPDVVQPLLFAIQVGIASLFKHWGIKPDAILGHSVGEVAAAHCSGLLSLEDAVKVIYFRSTLQNKVTGGKMLVVSNMVVSEVLNLLPSYSNKISLAAFNSPQSCTLSGDAEAIDGLHRKLSSSVKSKNLFLRVLDVPAAYHSQMMDPILSQLEDSIGSLQVNDVEAELFSTVTGKEVEQPDFSTGKYWARNIRDPVSFEQAVRSATKEKKNVVFVEIGPRRALQRNIQETLGNDTIVLSSVQPDKDHETMLNTVSKLFELGVQVDWDQFYRGREASPTPFPRYQFDSTQRDVIIAASKVHHTSANHPVLTHTASDSNTFSCDLSSDSVSYLHEHKHNGVSIIPGAFYTELGLAAFMASAKPKVPLNTLQVSISFQSPYVFTQNAPEIKVQLEPAVDETHFKIYSPSTNHASGTITCKRGQLAEEQNISLSSIYKRCNSVLSSEKFYTEIALGGFQYGTVFQNTGDVHYGEEFKEAFSVVTVPEELLSQLHEYCIHPVVLDFLMQLAPVTVAYRSSSRPGFPVKIGSLTVFEPLQEEMIVYLKAIDEGVDHYEVCGCFTDKEGRVLVELKHVMIKYLGSHSHVVEEYFFHNDFNVVCEDINSSNASEAPKALVFSDQVELPKAMQPHLSSQSRYISFTQSKEVLSHGFPTLLANLNITDLNKHFQEVLFVWGREDVTSLRTEYVLENMVSCCEMFRKIVLALRAMQFTNSIRVITYQSAENTVGHISAGFVLSGMTRSCAAEMENLSFQLIDINSVSTEDIRALSQVLKSYPCKRYPELVVKGGLILKPDIVHTPIGNIESTEGRIFSSMSEPCIFQTNDPCRMTSLSAIPCDVDDTNIHEKSVEIQLSKIAVHSSDYCPVSVSDLNYGQTMYWNNHTSQNHQLLVLDFCGTVTAVGKNVNKLKVGDHVVSCYPIAASSKIVIPEAACYKTKRLTFLKEAPCVSYFVLAWEILHRLLPRVKQQRRLSIISSVPDSSLLKVLIQTANKSGWKAIVGTPCNRMFVDAILLLPPFDKSLLAEVSNCPDVRHVVIVCESQSHCLLEQRAFQNVKDSVHIQTLQMSSTLQKGSLIAKRPHIYRWLKSMNFDRISFSLDTSTFQRMSSGSIDFLSVEESESYFSSKTLSVVALGKDDSKGTLSNIQLLPKPTPLFQKKSVYIVTGGLSGLGFETVKFLSKKGGEYIVILSRSSPTPDIQQEIVILERQWSARIIWMGCDVSVSEHVLRVIGLIGQKFPSCPIKGVFHSAVVLHDGLIENLDKSHFEKVLKPKVNGALNLHHATKHCKLDYFVCYSSISSFLGNASQTNYAAANSFLDYFCQYRRNIGLSGQSINWGALNLGLLLNKDHLHRFLERRGLMVMEVTEIHESLEQCLLLNKPQQVVCRFHIKNMMSNVLSQNASLTMRMSALVDEAVQKLKFQKSQSEHTSVPSSPSEYIKSVLSQTIGVDKNELDDDSPLSALGIDSMLAMTLQNLIFQDRGVNVPLVTLLDPNGTLSTLVSMLMENTEGESQNDDQKEDMTDDMLTRL; from the exons ATGATGGGAGATGCTGAGGAGGATATTGCTGTTGTCGGCATTGGCTGTAATTTCCCAGGAG GAGAGGGGCTTGACAATTTCTGGAAGGTTCTGTTGGAGGGGAACAACTGTGCTTTACAGATTCCCGATGAAAGGTTTGTCTCTTCCCACTGGTATGACCCCAATGACAACAAAGTTGGAAAATCGCGCACAGATAAGGCTGCACTCATGGATGG GTTTAATGAGTTTGATCACAAATTCTTTGGCATCACTGAAACTGAAGTGGAACAAATGGACCCCCAGCAAAAACTCCTTCTTCAGTGTacatacagggctctggagaatGCTGGGATGCCAATGGAGAAGGCCAGTGGGACCAAGACAGGAGTGTTTATAG GGCTTATGAACAGAGATTATGAACAATCTGCTGCATTTATGAACCCAAATTTAATCAACCACTGCACCGGCACCGGACTATCTATGAGTATAGCAGCCAACAGAATCTCATACATCTTCAACTTCACTGGACCCTCTCTCTCCATTGACTGTGCCTGCTCTTCATCCCTTGTTGCTCTTCATTTAGCTTGTCAAGCCATAAGACAAG GTGACTGCGAGATGGCTCTTTGTGGTGGCGTCAATTGTATCATACAGCCACTAGTCTTTGTCGCTCTCAGCAAAGCAAAGATGATTTCACCAGAAGGCACCAGCAAACCTTTCTCCAGCAGAGCAGATGGCTATGGCAGAGGAGAGGGTTGTGGGATTATTCTTCTGAAGCCACTAAAAAAA GCTCTCAAGGAGAATGACCATGTGTGGGGCATCATAAGCAACACGGCTGTAAACCAAGATGGCCACACAGTCACTCCAATTACCAAGCCGTCCATGGTCCAGCAAGAGGAGCTGCTGCGCGGAATCTATTCAGAGTCTGACCTGTTATCGGTCCAGTACATAGAGGCTCATGGGACTGGAACTCCAGTGGGGGATCCCATAGAAGCAGCCAGCATCTCCAAAGTCATTGCCAAAGCCAGACCTCCAGGTTCAGAGACACTCCTCATCGGCTCTGTGAAAGGCAACATTGGACACACTGAATCTGCAGCTGGAGTGGCAGGGCTAATCAAGGTACTCCTAATGATGAAACATGAAATCATTGTCCCTTCACTGTTCTACTCTGAGGACAGTGCCAGTATAGATGCTAAAGCCTTGAATGTAAAAGTTCCCACTAAAGCAGAAAAGTGGAGAGATTCTATTGCAAGAGTTGCAGGAATAAACAATTTTGGTTTTGGAGGAACAAATGCACATGCTATTGTCAAACAACACAAGCAGTCAAATGTTCCTCAAAAAAGTGGTAGGAAATCACACAATTTATTTGTCCTCTCTGCCAGTTCTGAGAAGTCTATGAGTATGATGTTGGAGGACACAATtcaacagatagacagagacaacAAAGGGGATCTAGAAGCTCTTGCATACACATCTGCATGTAGAAGAAGCCACTTGAAACATCGATATCGGAAAGCATTCAGAACTCTCTCTCTGGCTGATCTAAAAGATCAACTCAAGTCTGCCATGAACAAGGTAACAACGCCATCTTACTCAGATCCCAGGCTAGTATTTGTCTTCTGTGGGAACGGTGTAACCTATCAAGGCATGTGCCAGCAGCTCCTGAAACATGAGCCTGTGTTCAGAGAGAAGATCAGCCAAATTGAGAAGCTTTTCCAAAAGTTCAATAACATGAGTATCATAGAGAGACTTGAGAGTGAATCAGAGAGTAAGGATCTTTCAAAACCAGATGTTGTCCAGCCCCTCCTCTTTGCCATTCAGGTTGGCATAGCCAGTCTCTTCAAGCACTGGGGCATCAAACCTGATGCCATTCTTGGCCACTCTGTAGGAGAGGTTGCTGCTGCCCACTGCTCTGGTCTGTTGTCCCTTGAGGATGCAGTGAAGGTGATCTACTTCCGCAGTACTCTGCAGAATAAGGTCACAGGAGGGAAAATGCTTGTGGTCAGTAACATGGTCGTATCAGAGGTCTTGAACCTCCTTCCCTCCTACTCAAATAAGATTTCCTTGGCTGCCTTCAACAGCCCACAGTCCTGCACGCTCTCAGGTGATGCAGAGGCTATAGACGGTCTCCATCGAAAGCTGAGCAGCTCAGTCAAGAGTAAGAATCTGTTCCTCCGTGTTCTGGATGTCCCTGCTGCATACCACAGCCAGATGATGGATCCCATCCTGtctcaactagaggacagtattggCTCTTTACAGGTCAATGATGTTGAGGCAGAATTGTTCTCCACAGTGACAGGAAAGGAGGTAGAGCAACCAGACTTCAGCACAGGCAAATACTGGGCCAGGAACATTCGAGATCCAGTTTCATTTGAACAGGCAGTGAGATCAGCAACCAAAGAGAAAAAGAATGTAGTCTTTGTGGAGATTGGCCCGAGAAGAGCTCTACAAAGAAACATCCAGGAGACTCTGGGAAATGACACCATAGTTCTGTCCTCAGTGCAGCCAGATAAAGATCACGAGACAATGCTGAATACTGTGTCCAAACTGTTTGAGTTGGGGGTTCAGGTAGACTGGGATCAGTTCTACAGAGGCCGTGAGGCTTCACCAACACCTTTCCCAAGGTATCAGTTTGATTCTACTCAGAGAGATGTTATCATTGCTGCATCAAAGGTGCATCATACATCAGCTAATCATCCTGTGTTAACTCATACAGCTAGCGATAGCAATACCTTCAGTTGTGATCTGTCTTCTGACTCAGTATCCTACCTGCATGAGCATAAACACAATGGTGTTTCCATAATCCCTGGTGCCTTCTATACTGAGTTGGGTTTGGCTGCCTTCATGGCCAGTGCCAAACCAAAGGTTCCACTCAACACACTGCAAGTCAGTATCAGTTTTCAGAGTCCCTATGTTTTCACACAGAATGCACCAGAGATTAAAGTACAACTTGAACCAGCAGTGGATGAGACCCATTTTAAGATATATTCTCCCTCCACAAACCATGCATCAGGTACAATAACGTGCAAGCGAGGACAGCTAGCTGAAGAGCAGAACATTTCGCTAAGCTCGATCTACAAAAGATGCAATTCAGTGTTGAGTTCTGAAAAGTTCTACACTGAAATTGCTCTGGGTGGGTTTCAGTATGGCACTGTTTTCCAGAACACGGGGGATGTACACTATGGTGAAGAGTTTAAGGAGGCTTTTTCAGTTGTCACAGTTCCAGAGGAATTGCTGTCTCAGTTGCATGAATACTGCATTCACCCTGTAGTGTTAGACTTCCTGATGCAACTTGCTCCTGTTACAGTAGCATATAGATCCTCTTCAAGGCCCGGGTTTCCTGTCAAAATAGGCAGCTTGACAGTGTTTGAACCCCTGCAAGAGGAAATGATTGTGTATCTGAAAGCAATTGATGAAGGTGTTGATCACTATGAAGTATGTGGTTGCTTTACAGACAAAGAGGGAAGAGTTTTGGTTGAGCTTAAGCATGTGATGATTAAATATCTTGGGAGCCACTCTCATGTTGTTGAAGAATACTTTTTCCACAATGACTTCAATGTTGTCTGTGAGGATATCAATTCCTCTAATGCCAGTGAGGCACCAAAGGCCTTGGTCTTTTCTGACCAGGTAGAACTTCCAAAAGCCATGCAACCACACTTAAGTTCACAGTCTAGATACATCTCCTTCACACAATCTAAGGAGGTCTTGAGCCATGGATTTCCTACACTCCTGGCAAACCTTAATATCACAGATCTCAACAAACACTTTCAGGAGGTCTTATTTGTGTGGGGTCGGGAAGATGTTACGTCACTGAGAACTGAGTATGTTCTGGAGAATATGGTAAGCTGCTGTGAGATGTTCAGGAAAATTGTCCTGGCACTGAGGGCCATGCAATTTACAAATTCCATCAGAGTAATAACCTACCAGTCAGCGGAGAACACAGTGGGCCATATCAGCGCAGGCTTTGTCCTGTCAGGCATGACTAGATCGTGTGCTGCAGAAATGGAAAACCTTTCCTTCCAGCTGATTGACATCAACTCTGTCTCTACAGAGGACATCAGAGCTCTGTCTCAGGTCTTAAAGTCATACCCTTGCAAAAGATACCCAGAGTTGGTTGTGAAAGGTGGGCTGATTTTGAAACCTGATATTGTACATACTCCCATTGGAAACATTGAGAGCACTGAGGGAAGGATTTTCTCTTCAATGTCTGAGCCATGCATCTTTCAGACAAATGACCCCTGCAGAATGACTAGCTTGTCTGCCATTCCCTGTGATGTTGACGATACAAACATCCATGAGAAATCAGTTGAGATTCAGCTCAGTAAGATAGCTGTTCATTCCTCAGACTATTGTCCTGTCAGTGTCTCTGACCTGAACTATGGTCAGACAATGTACTGGAACAATCACACATCTCAGAACCACCAGCTCCTGGTTCTTGACTTCTGTGGTACTGTCACAGCTGTAGGGAAAAATGTGAACAAACTGAAAGTGGGAGACCATGTAGTATCATGTTATCCCATTGCTGCATCTTCTAAGATTGTGATTCCTGAAGCAGCATGCTACAAGACAAAGAGGCTCACATTTCTGAAAGAGGCTCCTTGTGTGTCCTACTTTGTTCTGGCATGGGAAATACTGCACAGACTGTTACCTAGAGTCAAACAACAGAGAAGGTTGAGCATCATCTCCTCTGTTCCTGACTCTAGTCTGCTGAAGGTCTTAATCCAAACAGCAAACAAATCAGGATGGAAGGCCATTGTAGGGACACCGTGCAATAGGATGTTTGTTGATGCAATTCTCCTCCTTCCACCATTTGATAAATCTCTGTTGGCAGAAGTCAGCAATTGTCCTGATGTCAGACATGTTGTCATTGTCTGTGAATCCCAGTCCCACTGCTTGCTTGAACAGAGGGCTTTCCAGAATGTTAAGGATAGTGTTCACATACAGACTCTTCAGATGTCCAGCACCTTACAAAAGGGATCACTCATTGCCAAGAGGCCACACATTTATCGTTGGCTCAAATCCATGAATTTTGACAGGATTTCATTTTCTCTAGACACCTCTACCTTTCAGAGAATGTCATCCGGTAGCATTGACTTCCTGTCTGTTGAGGAATCTGAGTCGTACTTCAGCTCAAAGACCCTGTCTGTTGTGGCGCTGGGTAAAGATGATTCCAAAGGCACACTGTCCAACATTCAGTTGCTGCCTAAACCAACCCCGCTTTTCCAGAAGAAGTCTGTATACATTGTCACAGGTGGTCTCTCTGGGCTGGGGTTCGAAACAGTGAAGTTCCTTTCGAAGAAAGGTGGAGAGTACATCGTCATACTCTCCAGAAGTAGCCCCACACCAGACATACAGCAGGAGATAGTCATTCTGGAAAGACAATGGAGTGCCCGTATTATATGGATGGGATGTGATGTATCTGTCTCTGAGCATGTGCTCAGAGTGATTGGTCTCATTGGTCAGAAGTTTCCCTCTTGTCCAATCAAAGGGGTGTTtcacagtgcagtcgtcctgcaTGATGGGTTGATTGAAAACCTTGACAAATCCCACTTTGAGAAAGTCCTAAAGCCCAAGGTGAATGGAGCTCTGAATCTGCACCACGCCACAAAACACTGCAAGTTAGACTACTTTGTGTGCTACTCTTCCATCTCTTCTTTCCTTGGCAATGCCTCACAAACAAACTATGCAGCAGCTAATTCATTCCTGGACTACTTCTGTCAGTATAGACGGAATATTGGCCTATCTGGGCAATCCATCAACTGGGGAGCTTTGAACCTTGGTCTCCTGCTTAACAAGGATCATTTACACAGGTTTCTGGAGAGAAGGGGATTGATGGTGATGGAAGTTACAGAGATTCATGAGAGTTTGGAACAATGCCTCTTGCTAAACAAACCCCAACAGGTTGTATGTAGGTTTCACATCAAGAACATGATGAGCAATGTCCTCTCTCAAAATGCATCATTGACCATGCGTATGTCTGCATTAGTGGATGAGGCAGTGCAAAAACTCAAATTCCAAAAGTCACAGTCTGAACATACTTCTGTGCCATCCTCCCCAAGTGAATACATCAAGTCTGTACTCAGTCAAACAATTGGTGTTGACAAGAATGAGTTAGATGAcgattctcctctctctgccttagGAATTGACTCAATGCTAGCCATGACCCTACAGAACCTCATCTTTCAGGATAGGGGTGTGAATGTGCCTCTGGTTACATTGCTGGACCCCAATGGGACACTGTCTACATTGGTATCAATGCTGATGGAGAATACTGAGGGTGAATCTCAGAATGATGATCAGAAAGAGGACATGACAGATGACATGTTGACAAGACTATAG